A region from the Corylus avellana chromosome ca7, CavTom2PMs-1.0 genome encodes:
- the LOC132188623 gene encoding uncharacterized protein LOC132188623 has product MGNKEGKKESKLRWCMKAPLRVLIKMRDFYIQGMNECSGRLDYGMPMGVPTPQISTLPKSFSTNGTRSTANNEDFRELMRAASTRSLGNYKLHQVAKSPTTAAPPDNFSRSRSVGFGMIDEDKPCDFGEDHIKVNTDVYPRSRSYAVNRRGTRVF; this is encoded by the coding sequence ATGGGCAACAAGGAGGgtaaaaaagaaagcaaactcCGGTGGTGCATGAAGGCACCCCTTAGAGTCCTGATAAAGATGAGGGACTTCTACATCCAAGGCATGAATGAATGCTCCGGACGCTTGGACTACGGCATGCCCATGGGCGTCCCCACCCCACAAATATCCACTCTCCCTAAGAGCTTCAGCACCAACGGCACCAGATCCACCGCCAACAATGAAGATTTCCGGGAACTCATGAGGGCTGCCTCTACAAGAAGCCTTGGCAACTACAAACTTCACCAGGTTGCAAAGTCTCCCACGACGGCTGCACCACCTGATAACTTCTCCCGGAGCCGTAGTGTTGGGTTTGGGATGATCGATGAAGACAAGCCGTGTGATTTTGGAGAAGATCATATCAAGGTCAACACAGATGTATATCCAAGAAGCAGAAGCTATGCTGTCAACAGGAGAGGAACTAGGGTGTTCTAA
- the LOC132187398 gene encoding U-box domain-containing protein 30-like, with product MPMFQPSKRDGVVGYEGGGDGHVLDLDTAVKDGVLGSVGGGVVGAGVGEKLDLKKMIEELDLSEVPSVFICPISLEPMQDPVTLCTGQTYERSNILKWFTLGHFSCPTTMQELWDDSVTPNRTLYHLIHTWFTQKYLLMKKKSEDVQGRASELLETLKKVKGQARVQALKELRQVVAAHATARKRVIDEGGVAVISSLLGPFTSHAVGSEAIGILVNLTLDSESKTNLMQPAKISLMVDILNEGCIETKINCTRLIEMLMEEKGFRSEIVSSHSLLVGLMRLVKDKRHPHGILPGLGLLRTICLHKEVRSLIVSIGAVPQLVELLPALNPDSLELALFVLDALSTLQEGRLALKDCSNTIPNMVRLLMRVSESCTQYALSILWSVCKLAPEECSSIAVDAGLAAKLLLVIQSGCNPALKQQSAELLKLCSLNYSDTIFISKCKLTRTIQ from the coding sequence ATGCCTATGTTTCAGCCCTCCAAGAGGGATGGGGTTGTTGGGTATGAGGGTGGTGGAGATGGGCATGTTCTAGATCTGGATACTGCTGTCAAAGACGGGGTTTTGGGTAGTGTTGGTGGTGGGGTTGTGGGAGCTGGTGTCGGAGAGAAATTGGATCTCAAGAAGATGATTGAGGAGCTCGACTTATCCGAGGTTCCCTCTGTATTTATCTGCCCAATCTCCCTTGAACCAATGCAAGACCCTGTGACCCTTTGCACTGGCCAGACATATGAGAGGTCCAACATTCTCAAATGGTTCACCCTAGGGCACTTCTCCTGCCCCACCACGATGCAAGAGCTTTGGGACGATTCGGTCACGCCGAATAGGACCCTTTACCATCTGATTCACACTTGGTTTACTCAGAAGTATTTACTCATGAAGAAGAAATCGGAAGACGTACAGGGAAGGGCGTCAGAGCTTCTCGAAACGCTAAAGAAGGTCAAGGGTCAAGCTAGAGTTCAAGCCCTCAAGGAGCTCCGACAAGTTGTGGCAGCTCATGCCACCGCTAGGAAGAGAGTGATTGATGAAGGAGGGGTTGCTGTGATTTCATCATTACTGGGTCCATTTACATCCCATGCTGTTGGTTCCGAAGCCATTGGGATTCTTGTAAATTTGACCCTGGATTCAGAGTCCAAAACGAACTTGATGCAACCTGCAAAGATTTCGTTAATGGTGGATATTTTGAATGAGGGCTGCATCGAGACGAAAATCAATTGTACACGGTTGATTGAGATGCTGATGGAAGAGAAGGGTTTCAGGTCAGAGATTGTTTCGAGCCATAGCCTCTTGGTTGGTTTGATGAGGTTAGTGAAGGATAAGAGACATCCACATGGCATCTTGCCCGGACTTGGCCTCCTTAGGACAATATGCTTGCATAAGGAAGTAAGGAGCTTGATTGTGAGCATAGGGGCTGTTCCTCAATTGGTTGAATTGTTGCCTGCTTTGAATCCTGATTCATTAGAATTAGCCCTTTTCGTCTTGGATGCATTGTCTACTCTACAGGAGGGAAGATTAGCTTTGAAGGACTGTTCGAATACCATTCCGAATATGGTGAGGCTATTAATGAGGGTTTCAGAGAGCTGTACTCAGTATGCATTATCAATTTTATGGTCTGTATGCAAACTTGCCCCTGAAGAATGCTCTTCCATTGCTGTGGATGCGGGTCTGGCGGCAAAGCTCCTCCTTGTGATTCAAAGTGGTTGCAATCCTGCCCTGAAGCAGCAGTCTGCAGAGCTTTTGAAGCTATGTAGTCTAAATTACTCGGATACAATCTTCATCTCCAAGTGCAAGCTCACAAGAACTATTCAATGA